In one Halichondria panicea chromosome 4, odHalPani1.1, whole genome shotgun sequence genomic region, the following are encoded:
- the LOC135334449 gene encoding uncharacterized protein LOC135334449, translated as MEVSREEEDDDVVVDISSWCDFFSEVSRFVDMLERQYGLANVAFTEYAVLRISTTIRSLQSIEEALIAHENSDDLEEIIGYVNELSDILMVLQSVWSSYEEAMKNTSVVQRVPPTVGNGRGRPRFDITQEQIEYLRYLSFSWSSISSLLGVSRMTLYRRKKQFGISSTNSSLTDSELDERIREIRRELPYSGETIVMGRLRSIQCCIPCKRVRESIRRIDPLNTPLRWGRNRHSRRPYSVPGPNCLWHLDGHHKLIRWRLVTHGGIDGYSRLIVYLHCSSNNKASTVYKYFLSAVEENGLPSRVRTDCGLENFEVARHMLQHRGLNRGSIITGSSTHNQRIERLWRDVHGAVTKLYYELFYHLEECGLLDPLNDMHLFCLHYVYLPRINRALGIFKRAWNNHGVRTMHNATPQQLFTEGALRMHISGLNPVEYPNSEYSEYGVEELHADESDDNSDLEGVHVPQMDANNQYSHLIEFVSNQVNPLAESDSLAN; from the exons atggaagtCAGCCGTGAAGAAGAAGATGATGATGTAGTTGTGGACATATCTAGCTGGTGTGACTTCTTCTCAGAAGTTTCTAGGTTTGTGGACATGCTTGAGAGGCAGTACGGCTTGGCAAACGTGGCCTTCACTGAGTATGCTGTTTTGAGGATCTCAACAACTATCAGAAGCCTGCAGAGTATAGAAGAAGCATTGATCGCTCATGAAAACTCCGATGATTTAGAGGAAATAATTGGTTATGTAAACGAGCTTTCTGACATTTTAATGGTGCTACAATCTGTTTGGAGTAGTTATGAGGAGGCCATGAAGAATACCTCGGTGGTACAACGAGTACCACCTACTGTTGGTAATGGTAGAGGAAGGCCACGGTTTGACATAACACAGGAACAAATTGAATATCTTCGCTATCTATCATTTAGCTGGAGTTCAATTTCCTCGTTGTTAGGAGTATCAAGAATGACACTTTACCGGAGAAAAAAACAATTTGGCATTTCTTCAACAAATTCGTCTCTGACTGATTCTGAGTTGGACGAGCGTATTCGTGAGATCCGTAGAGAGCTACCATACAGTGGTGAAACAATTGTTATGGGAAGATTAAGAAGTATTCAGTGCTGTATTCCGTGTAAGCGTGTCAGGGAAAGTATCCGACGAATTGACccactgaacactcctttaCGATGGGGAAGGAATCGACACTCAAGAAGACCATATTCTGTTCCGGGTCCTAACTGCTTGTGGCATTTAG ATGGTCATCACAAGCTGATAAGATGGCGTCTAGTGACCCATGGAGGCATTGACGGTTACTCCCGCCTGATTGTCTACCTCCACTGCAGCTCAAACAACAAGGCATCAACGGTTTATAAGTATTTTTTGTCAGCAGTTGAGGAGAACGGTCTCCCATCACGTGTGCGTACAGATTGTGGATTGGAGAATTTTGAAGTCGCTCGTCACATGCTACAACATCGTGGTCTTAACAGAGGTAGCATAATCACTGGTAGTTCCACGCATAATCAGCGAATTGAGCGGCTATGGCGTGATGTTCACGGTGCTGTCACGAAATTGTATTACGAACTGTTTTACCACTTGGAGGAGTGTGGACTCTTAGACCCTCTAAATGACATGCACCTCTTCTGTCTTCATTATGTGTACCTACCACGCATAAATAGGGCCCTGGGTATTTTCAAGCGTGCTTGGAACAATCATGGAGTACGCACGATGCACAATGCCACACCTCAACAGCTATTCACGGAAGGTGCCCTTCGTATGCACATTTCTGGATTGAACCCAGTTGAGTATCCCAACAGTGAGTATTCTGAGTACGGTGTTGAAGAACTTCATGCCGATGAAAGTGATGATAACTCTGACTTGGAAGGTGTTCATGTCCCTCAAATGGATGCTAACAATCAATATTCTCATCTTATCGAATTTGTGAGCAATCAAGTCAATCCACTTGCTGAAAGTGACAGTCTTGCTAATTGA
- the LOC135335080 gene encoding tyrosine-protein kinase-like otk, translating to MRCTLSIISCILLVLQQLVSGQQCTVGRVGSTRTGTMANRAVNEFYIDRGNRAGCAGMITSLSYCFHRPPGNVPVANEYLTTVAVYRPASTNANENVFTAVSSPITIQKPVVEFQTELNAATDTNFACSVFNLPQPVPMATGDVLGACVFDSPDTTSGVTTYRLDIVSRAASGSEDLVRTNTDPSSPVGCSATTVPSSFDGGASGTGSSSSRSLHLWANIEVVTTEAPTMGATTMEATTMEATTMEATTMEATTMETTTMEATTMEVTTIEATTMEATTMEATTMEATMEATTMEATKPSTTTPEPTANTNTPEDGTTDMTTAGGPLMTEGDSTTATTNRGTTSNLDATTAQSIGGGGGGSNVATIAIALVVVLMVVVSLAAVMVIVIILVSKRLKKVKKSYAMTNNSVDNQLYSAVADAESLKRAKWEQPQPQQQGSQWPTQSQEHVYEFEGAFSPTRSMESTYAEVGPFGALNGYEVVYESPLDAPAISYHQLLEKNKEEDIYVGENPYETPASRENDIYAQLQTWRVTHLNREDIKIAGHLGSGQFGSVEQGVWKRQGTQPVDVALKSLTKTSEEDKVKFLQEAAIMAQFRHPNVIMLHGVVTSGDPMMLVVEMAKKGDLRQFLLSLRPDPGQLMPSNTLSMLLKFSQQVALGMQYLSAKGFVHRDMAARNVLVTRNDICKVADFGMSRDLADENYYVSQGRDKIPVKWTAPEAIHYKKYSTASDVWAYGCLLYEIWSIGHKPFEGISNQEAIRLIDSGQRLPPPPGCPNMIYELMILCWHPESSQRLVFRDVVLTLVGSEKMVLSIPKEDSSTNPLAGVLGAPLEAGENMYSQLQRRYIH from the exons ATGAGATGCACACTTTCTATAATTTCATGTATTT tgttggtGCTCCAGCAGCTGGTATCTGGACAGCAGTGTACAGTCGGTCGTGTGGGCAGTACAAGGACTGGTACAATGGCGAATAGAGCAGTAAACGAGTTCTACATTGATCGTGGTAATCGTGCTGGATGTGCTGGGATGATCACCTCACTCTCTTACTGTTTCCATCGACCACCAGGAAATGTTCCAGTCGCTAACGAGTACCTGACTACAGTTGCTGTGTACAGACCAGCGAGTACCAATGCAAATGAGAATGTTTTTACTGCTGTTTCTTCACCTATCACAATACAAAAGCCAGTTGTAGAGTTTCAAACTGAATTAAATGCTGCTACTGATACAAACTTTGCCTGCTCTGTATTTAATCTACCGCAACCAGTACCCATGGCGACTGGTGATGTTCTTGGGGCGTGTGTGTTTGACTCCCCTGACACTACAAGTGGTGTCACTACTTACCGGCTTGATATAGTCAGTAGAGCTGCTTCCGGTAGTGAAGATCTTGTGAGAACAAACACAGATCCCAGTAGCCCTGTTGGCTGCAGTGCCACTACTGTGCCAAGTTCCTTTGATGGAGGCGCATCTGGTACTGGTTCTAGCAGTTCAAGGTCCCTTCACCTCTGGGCAAACATAG AAGTGGTTACAACTGAAGCACCTACAATGGGAGCAACTACCATGGAAGCGACTACTATGGAAGCGACCACCATGGAAGCGACTACCATGGAAGCGACTACTATGGAAACTACTACCATGGAAGCGACTACCATGGAAGTGACTACGATAGAAGCGACTACCATGGAAGCGACTACCATGGAAGCGACTACCATGGAAGCGACCATGGAAGCAACTACAATGGAAGCGACTAAACCTTCTACAACTACGCCTGAACCGACTGCAAACACCAACACTCCTGAAGACGGCACAACTGACATGACCACAGCGGGTGGTCCACTGATGACTGAGGGAGACTCTACTACTGCAACCACAAACCGAGGGACAACGAGCAACCTTGATGCCACCACTGCACAATCCATTGGTGGTGGGGGAGGTGGTTCTAACGTAGCAACCATTGCTATTGCTTTGGTAGTTGTACTCATGGTTGTGGTCAGCCTAGCTGCCGTCATGGTGATAGTCATTATTCTTGTGTCAAAGAGGCTGAAAAAGGTCAAGAAATCATATGCAATGACCAACAACTCAGTAG ACAACCAGTTGTACTCGGCAGTGGCTGATGCTGAAAGCTTAAAGAGAGCTAAATGGGAACAACCACAGCCACAGCAGCAAGGCAGTCAGTGGCCCACACAGTCCCAGGAGCATGTGTATGAGTTTGAGGGGGCGTTCAGTCCTACCCGGTCAATGGAGTCCACCTATGCTGAAGTTGGGCCCTTTGGTGCACTG AATGGTTATGAGGTTGTCTATGAGTCTCCACTGGATGCCCCGGCTATTAGCTACCATCAACTATTGGAAAAG AACAAGGAAGAGGACATTTATGTCGGAGAAAATCCGTATGAAACACCAGCATCTAGAGAGAACGATATCTATGCTCAGTTGCAGACCTGGAGGGTGACACACTTGAACAGAGAAGACATTAA GATTGCTGGTCACCTTGGGTCTGGTCAGTTTGGCAGTGTGGAGCAAGGAGTGTGGAAGAGACAGGGAACTCAACCAGTGGACGTGGCACTCAAGAGTCTCACCAAAACATCGGAGGAGGACAAAGTCAAGTTCCTCCAAGAAGCCGCCATCATGGCTCAGTTCAGACACCCTAACGTTATCATGCTGCATGGAGTAGTCACCAGTGGAGACCCT ATGATGCTTGTGGTGGAAATGGCGAAGAAAGGTGATTTACGACAATTTCTCCTATCTCTTCGACCTGA CCCAGGGCAGTTAATGCCGAGCAACACATTGTCAATGTTACTGAAGTTCTCTCAACAAGTTGCTCTTGGGATGCAGTACCTCTCAGCTAAAGGATTTGTGCACAGAGACATGGCTGCTAGGAATGTGCTAGTGACAAGAAATGACATATGCAAG GTTGCTGATTTTGGAATGTCCCGAGATCTTGCTGATGAGAACTACTATGTCTCACAAGGAAGAGACAAGATCCCTGTCAAGTGGACAGCCCCTGAGGCCATTCACTACAAGAAGTACTCGACTGCCAGTGATGTGTGGGCCTACGGGTGTCTGCTCTATGAGATATGGAGTATTGGGCACAAGCCGTTTGAAGGAATATCTAATCAagag GCTATTCGACTCATTGATTCTGGTCAGCGTCTTCCTCCACCTCCTGGCTGCCCTAACATGATCTACGAGCTCATGATACTATGTTG GCATCCCGAGAGCTCCCAACGTCTTGTGTTCCGTGATGTCGTGCTCACTCTTGTTGGCAGTGAGAAGATGGTCCTGAGCATTCCCAAGGAGGACTCCTCCACTAACCCACTGGCTGGAGTATTGGGAGCTCCACTGGAGGCCGGAGAGAACATGTACTCTCAGCTGCAAAGGAGATATATACATTGA
- the LOC135335100 gene encoding mucin-5AC-like yields the protein MRCTLSIISCILLVLQQLVSGQQCTVGRVGSTRTGTMGNRAANEFYIDRGNRAGCAGMITSLSYCFHRPPGNLPAANEYLTTVAVYRPASTNANENVFTAVSSPITIQKPVVEFQTELNTATDTNFACSVFNLPQPVPMATGDVLGACVFDSPDTTSGVTTYRLDIVSRAASDSEDLVRTNTDPSSPVGCSATTVPSSFDGGASGTGSSSSRSLHLWANIEVVTTEAPTMGATTMEATTMEATTMEATTMEATTMETTTMEATTMEATTMEVTTMETTTMEATTMEVTTMEATTMEATTMEATTMETTTMEATMEATTMEATKPSTTTPEQTANTNTPEDGTTDMTTAGGPLMTEGDSTTATTNRGTTSNPDATTAQPIGGGGGGSNVATIAIAVVVVLIVVIALVAILILVLLRRRSKALHSIKNNEVHDKSGKETAVDLKSNEAYGIHGQSSTTQQPNDVTYEEVPGPIHYNDPCQPIPLENIEAYRVHKSAQMAETCSQEVDLKSNEAYGVRGEVQVAAINGTTDAVYYSVIDSPGQQSGEAARRTKIQMDSNEAYGTSERDRQTEETLDYDYAIL from the exons ATGAGATGCACACTTTCTATAATTTCATGTATTT tgttggtGCTCCAGCAGCTGGTATCTGGACAGCAGTGTACAGTCGGTCGTGTGGGCAGTACAAGGACTGGTACAATGGGGAATAGAGCAGCAAACGAGTTCTACATTGATCGTGGTAATCGTGCTGGATGTGCTGGGATGATCACCTCACTCTCTTACTGTTTCCATCGACCTCCAGGAAATCTTCCAGCTGCTAACGAGTACTTGACTACAGTTGCTGTGTACAGACCAGCGAGTACCAATGCAAATGAGAATGTTTTTACTGCTGTTTCTTCACCTATCACAATACAAAAGCCAGTTGTAGAGTTTCAAACTGAATTAAATACTGCTACTGATACAAACTTTGCCTGCTCTGTATTTAATCTACCGCAACCAGTACCCATGGCGACTGGTGATGTTCTTGGGGCATGTGTGTTTGACTCCCCTGACACTACAAGTGGTGTTACTACTTACCGGCTTGATATAGTCAGTAGAGCTGCTTCCGATAGTGAAGATCTTGTGAGAACAAACACAGATCCCAGTAGCCCTGTTGGCTGCAGTGCCACTACTGTGCCAAGTTCCTTTGATGGAGGCGCATCTGGTACTGGTTCTAGCAGTTCAAGGTCCCTTCACCTCTGGGCAAACATAG AAGTGGTTACAACTGAAGCACCTACAATGGGAGCAACTACCATGGAAGCGACTACTATGGAAGCGACTACCATGGAAGCGACTACCATGGAAGCGACTACTATGGAAACTACTACCATGGAAGCGACTACCATGGAAGCGACTACCATGGAAGTGACTACGATGGAAACGACTACCATGGAAGCGACTACCATGGAAGTGACTACGATGGAAGCGACTACCATGGAAGCGACTACCATGGAAGCGACTACCATGGAAACGACTACCATGGAAGCGACCATGGAAGCAACTACAATGGAAGCGACTAAACCTTCTACAACTACGCCTGAACAGACTGCAAACACCAACACTCCTGAAGACGGCACAACTGACATGACCACAGCGGGTGGTCCACTGATGACTGAGGGAGACTCTACTACTGCAACCACAAACCGAGGAACAACGAGCAACCCTGATGCCACCACTGCACAACCCATTGGTGGTGGGGGAGGTGGTTCTAACGTAGCAACCATTGCCATTGCTGTGGTAGTTGTACTCATTGTTGTGATTGCTTTAGTTGCCATACTAATACTTGTGTTGTTAAGGCGACGATCGAAAGCATTGCACTCAATAA AAAACAATGAAGTACATGACAAATCTGGGAAAGAAACTGCTGTTGACTTGAAGTCCAATGAAGCTTACGGTATTCATG GACAATCATCAACAACTCAACAACCCAATGATGTGACTTATGAGGAAGTGCCAGGACCTATACACTACAACGATCCTTGTCAGCCGATACCTTTGGAAAACATTGAAGCTTACAGAGTACACAAATCTGCACAAATGGCTGAAACATGCTCACAAGAAGTTGACCTGAAGTCCAACGAGGCGTATGGTGTGAGAGGAGAGGTGCAAGTTGCTGCCATTAATGGGACCACTGATGCAGTGTACTATAGTGTCATTGACTCGCCTGGTCAGCAATCTGGAGAAGCAGCCAGGAGAACTAAAATTCAAATGGACAGCAATGAAGCATATGGAACATCTGAGAGAGATAGACAAACAGAGGAAACTCTTGACTATGATTACGCTATCCTGTAA
- the LOC135335079 gene encoding uncharacterized protein LOC135335079: MRCTLSIISCILLVLQQLVSGQQCTVGRVGSTRTGTMRNRAENEFYIDRGNRAGCAGMITSLSYCFHRPPGNVPVANEYLTTVAVYRPASTNANENVFTVVSSPITIHKSAVEFQTELNAATDTNFAFACSVFILPQPVPMATGDVLGACVFDPDDITSGVTTYRLDIVSRARGGTEDLVRTNTDPSSPPAGCSATTVPGSFDRGAPGTGNRGSADRSLHLSANIEVVTTEAPTMGATTMEATTIEVTTMEPTIMETTTMEATTMEATTMEATTMEATTMEATTMEATTMEATTMEVTIMEATTMEATTMEATTPSITTSEPTANTITPEDVTTDVTSAGGPLITDGNSTTVTINRGITSNPDATTAQSIGGGGGGSNVATIAIALVVVLIVVVSLAAIMVIVIILVSKRLKKVKKSYAMTTNSENQLYSAVAGAKSLERAKREQPQPQQQGSQWPTQSQEHVYEVFSLNQSMESTYAEVGPFGALNGYEVVYESPLDAPAISYHQLFEKNKEEDIYVRENPYETPASIENDIYAQLQTWRVTQLNREDIKIAGHLGSGQFGSVEQGVWKRQGTQPVDVALKSLTKTSEEDKVKFLQEAAIMAQFRHLNVIMLHGVVTSGDPMMLVVEMAKKGDLRQFLLSLRPDPGQLMPSNTLSMLLKFSQQVALGMQYLSAKGFVHRDMAARNVLVTTNDICKVADFGMSRDLADENYYVSQGRDKIPVKWTAPEAIHYKKYSTASDVWAYGCLLYEIWSIGHKPFEGISNQEAIRLIDSGQRLPPPPGCPNMIYELMILCWHPESSQRLVFRDVVLTLVGSEKMVLSIPEEDSSTNPLAGVLGAPLEAGENMYSKLQRRYIH; this comes from the exons ATGAGATGCACACTTTCTATAATTTCATGTATTT TGTTGGTGCTTCAGCAGCTGGTGTCTGGACAGCAGTGTACAGTCGGTCGTGTGGGCAGTACAAGGACTGGTACAATGAGGAATAGAGCAGAAAATGAGTTCTACATTGATCGTGGTAATCGTGCTGGATGTGCTGGGATGATCACCTCACTCTCTTACTGTTTCCATCGACCACCAGGAAATGTTCCAGTTGCTAACGAGTACCTGACTACAGTTGCTGTGTACAGACCAGCGAGTACAAATGCAAATGAGAATGTATTTACTGTTGTTTCTTCACCAATCACAATACACAAGTCAGCTGTAGAGTTTCAAACTGAATTAAACGCTGCTACTGATACAAACTTTGCCTTTGCCTGCTCTGTATTTATCCTACCACAACCAGTACCCATGGCGACTGGTGATGTTCTTGGAGCGTGTGTGTTTGACCCTGATGACATTACAAGTGGTGTCACTACCTACCGTCTTGATATAGTCAGTAGAGCTCGTGGCGGTACTGAAGACCTTGTGAGAACAAACACAGATCCCAGTAGCCCACCTGCTGGCTGCAGTGCCACTACTGTGCCAGGTTCTTTTGATAGAGGTGCACCTGGTACTGGTAATAGAGGTAGTGCTGACAGATCTCTTCATCTCTCAGCAAACATAG AAGTGGTTACAACTGAAGCACCTACAATGGGAGCAACTACGATGGAAGCGACTACGATTGAAGTGACTACTATGGAACCGACTATCATGGAAACGACTACCATGGAAGCGACTACCATGGAAGCGACTACCATGGAAGCGACCACCATGGAAGCGACTACCATGGAAGCAACTACGATGGAAGCGACTACCATGGAAGCGACTACCATGGAAGTGACTATCATGGAAGCGACTACCATGGAAGCAACTACAATGGAAGCGACTACACCTTCTATAACTACATCTGAACCGACTGCAAACACCATCACTCCTGAAGACGTCACGACAGACGTGACCTCAGCGGGTGGTCCACTGATTACTGATGGAAACTCTACTACAGTAACCATAAACCGAGGGATAACGAGCAACCCTGATGCCACCACTGCACAATCCATTGGTGGTGGGGGAGGTGGTTCTAATGTAGCAACTATTGCCATTGCTTTGGTAGTTGTACTCATTGTTGTGGTCAGCCTAGCTGCCATCATGGTGATAGTCATCATTCTTGTGTCAAAGAGATTGAAAAAGGTCAAGAAATCATACGCAATGACCACCAACTCAG AAAACCAGTTGTACTCGGCAGTGGCTGGTGCTAAAAGCTTGGAGAGAGCTAAACGGGAACAACCACAGCCACAGCAGCAAGGCAGTCAGTGGCCCACACAGTCCCAGGAGCATGTGTATGAGGTGTTCAGTCTTAACCAGTCAATGGAGTCCACCTACGCTGAAGTTGGGCCCTTTGGTGCACTG AATGGTTATGAGGTTGTCTATGAGTCTCCACTGGATGCCCCGGCTATCAGCTACCATCAACTGTTTGAAAAG AACAAGGAAGAGGACATTTATGTCAGAGAAAATCCGTACGAAACACCAGCATCTATAGAGAACGATATCTATGCTCAGTTGCAGACCTGGAGGGTGACACAATTGAACAGAGAAGACATTAA GATTGCTGGTCATCTTGGGTCTGGTCAGTTTGGCAGTGTGGAGCAAGGAGTGTGGAAGAGACAGGGAACTCAACCAGTGGACGTGGCACTCAAGAGTCTCACCAAAACATCAGAGGAGGACAAAGTCAAGTTCCTCCAAGAAGCCGCCATCATGGCTCAGTTCAGACACCTTAACGTTATCATGCTCCATGGAGTAGTCACCAGTGGAGACCCT ATGATGCTTGTGGTGGAAATGGCGAAGAAAGGTGATTTACGACAATTTCTCCTATCTCTTCGACCTGA CCCAGGGCAGTTAATGCCGAGCAACACATTGTCAATGTTACTGAAGTTCTCTCAACAAGTTGCTCTTGGGATGCAGTACCTTTCAGCTAAAGGATTTGTGCACAGAGACATGGCTGCTAGGAATGTACTAGTGACAACAAATGACATATGCAAG GTTGCTGATTTCGGAATGTCCCGAGATCTTGCTGATGAGAACTACTATGTCTCACAAGGAAGAGACAAGATCCCCGTCAAGTGGACAGCCCCTGAGGCCATTCACTACAAGAAGTACTCGACTGCCAGTGATGTATGGGCCTACGGGTGTCTGCTCTATGAGATATGGAGTATTGGGCACAAGCCGTTTGAAGGAATATCTAATCAagag GCTATTCGACTCATTGATTCTGGTCAGCGTCTTCCTCCACCTCCTGGCTGCCCTAACATGATCTACGAGCTCATGATACTATGTTG GCATCCTGAGAGCTCCCAACGTCTTGTGTTTCGTGATGTCGTGCTCACTCTTGTTGGCAGTGAGAAGATGGTCCTGAGCATTCCCGAGGAGGACTCCTCCACTAACCCACTGGCTGGAGTATTGGGAGCTCCACTGGAGGCCGGGGAGAATATGTACTCGAAGCTGCAAAGGAGATATATACATTGA